A section of the Saccharopolyspora gregorii genome encodes:
- a CDS encoding RelA/SpoT family protein, which produces MSQDVESPAPAATEQVRPASATRRVRARLARRITAQRAAEVKQVLEPLAAVHRELHPHADLALLQRAYDVAEDKHSHQRRKSGDPYITHPLAVATILGELGMDTTTLVAALLHDTVEDTDYSVEHLSADFGDEVSHLVDGVTKLDKVKLGAAAEAETIRKMIIAMARDPRVLVIKLADRLHNMRTMRFLPPEKQARKARETLEVLAPLAHRLGMATIKWELEDLAFAILQPKKYDEIVRLVANRAPSRDTYLRTVTDELSGQLETARLAAKVEGRPKHYYSIHQKMIVRGRDFDDIHDLVGVRILVDEVRDCYAAMGVVHALWQPMPGRFKDYIAQPRFGVYQSLHTTVIGPEGKPLEVQIRTSEMHRTAEYGIAAHWRYKETKGRNGSGGQAGVEVDDMAWMRQLLDWQREAADPGEFLESLRYDLATREIFVFTPKGDVITLPSGSTPVDFAYAVHTEVGHRCIGSRVNGRLVALERKLENGEVVEIFTSKAEGSGPSRDWLSFVASPRAKAKIKQWFAKERREEAIEHGKEAITKEIRRLGLPVQRLVTADSIAAVARELHYVDVTALYAAVGERQVSAHHLVQRLVALIGGVEQAEDEIAERSTPSTVQQRRRSTGDSGVVVKDAGDVWSKLARCCTPVPGDEILGFVTRGGGVSVHRTDCTNADDLRKSPERLVEVYWAPSSSSVFLVAIQVEALDRHRLLSDVTKVLADERVNILSASVTTSKDRVAVSRFSFEMGDPKHLGHVLKAVRNIEGVYDVYRVTSAA; this is translated from the coding sequence GTGAGCCAAGACGTCGAGTCTCCTGCCCCAGCAGCAACCGAGCAGGTGCGTCCCGCCTCGGCGACCAGGCGGGTGCGCGCCCGCTTGGCCAGACGGATCACGGCGCAGCGCGCCGCGGAGGTCAAGCAAGTGCTCGAACCGCTGGCCGCGGTGCACCGCGAGCTGCACCCGCACGCGGATCTGGCGCTGCTGCAGCGGGCCTACGACGTGGCCGAGGACAAGCACAGCCACCAACGCCGCAAATCGGGTGACCCGTACATCACCCATCCGCTGGCCGTCGCCACCATCCTGGGTGAGCTGGGCATGGACACCACGACGCTGGTGGCGGCGCTGCTGCACGACACGGTCGAGGACACCGACTACTCGGTGGAGCACCTCAGCGCGGACTTCGGCGACGAGGTGTCGCACCTGGTCGACGGCGTCACGAAGCTGGACAAGGTGAAGCTCGGCGCTGCCGCCGAGGCCGAGACCATCCGCAAGATGATCATCGCGATGGCCCGCGACCCCCGCGTCCTCGTGATCAAGCTGGCCGACCGGCTGCACAACATGCGCACCATGCGCTTCCTGCCGCCGGAGAAGCAGGCCCGCAAGGCCCGCGAAACCCTCGAAGTGCTCGCGCCGCTCGCGCACCGGCTGGGCATGGCCACCATCAAGTGGGAGCTGGAGGACCTGGCCTTCGCCATCCTGCAGCCGAAGAAGTACGACGAGATCGTGCGGCTCGTCGCCAACCGCGCCCCGTCCCGGGACACCTACCTGCGCACCGTCACCGACGAGCTCTCCGGGCAGCTGGAGACCGCGCGGCTGGCCGCGAAGGTCGAAGGGCGCCCGAAGCACTACTACTCGATCCACCAGAAGATGATCGTCCGCGGCCGCGACTTCGACGACATCCACGACCTGGTGGGCGTGCGGATCCTCGTCGACGAGGTGCGCGACTGCTACGCCGCGATGGGCGTGGTGCACGCGCTGTGGCAGCCGATGCCCGGCCGGTTCAAGGACTACATCGCCCAGCCCCGCTTCGGCGTCTACCAGTCGCTGCACACCACCGTCATCGGCCCCGAGGGCAAGCCGCTGGAAGTGCAGATCCGCACCAGCGAGATGCACCGCACCGCCGAGTACGGCATCGCCGCGCACTGGCGCTACAAGGAGACGAAGGGCCGCAACGGCAGCGGCGGGCAGGCCGGCGTCGAGGTCGACGACATGGCCTGGATGCGCCAGCTGCTGGACTGGCAGCGGGAGGCCGCCGACCCGGGCGAGTTCCTGGAATCGCTGCGCTACGACCTCGCCACCCGCGAGATCTTCGTGTTCACCCCCAAGGGCGATGTGATCACGTTGCCGTCCGGGTCGACGCCGGTCGACTTCGCCTACGCGGTGCACACCGAGGTGGGGCACCGCTGCATCGGCTCCCGCGTCAACGGCCGGCTGGTCGCGCTGGAGCGGAAGCTGGAGAACGGCGAGGTCGTCGAGATCTTCACCTCCAAGGCGGAGGGCTCTGGCCCCAGCCGGGACTGGCTGTCGTTCGTCGCCTCGCCGCGGGCCAAGGCGAAGATCAAGCAGTGGTTCGCGAAGGAACGCCGCGAAGAGGCCATCGAGCACGGCAAGGAGGCGATCACCAAGGAGATCCGGCGGCTCGGGCTCCCGGTGCAGCGCCTCGTCACCGCCGACTCCATCGCCGCCGTCGCCCGCGAACTGCACTACGTGGACGTCACCGCGCTGTACGCGGCGGTGGGGGAGCGGCAGGTCTCCGCGCACCACCTGGTGCAGCGGCTCGTCGCGCTGATCGGCGGCGTGGAGCAGGCCGAGGACGAGATCGCCGAGCGCTCCACCCCGTCCACCGTGCAGCAGCGCCGCCGCAGCACCGGCGACTCCGGGGTCGTGGTCAAGGACGCCGGGGACGTGTGGTCCAAGCTCGCCCGCTGCTGCACCCCCGTGCCGGGCGACGAGATCCTGGGCTTCGTCACCCGTGGCGGCGGGGTCAGCGTGCACCGCACCGACTGCACCAACGCCGACGACCTGCGCAAGTCGCCGGAGCGGCTGGTCGAGGTGTACTGGGCGCCGTCCTCGTCCTCGGTGTTCCTGGTGGCCATCCAGGTGGAGGCGCT
- a CDS encoding adenine phosphoribosyltransferase, with the protein MAGSDGVRVLHPALEQAARLIREVPDFPEPGILFRDISPLLADGEAFAAVVTALGDGLEFDVVAGVEARGFLLGAAVAHARGTGVVGLRKPGKLPEVADRVDYQLEYGSASLELPAATISAGQRVLVVDDVLATGGTLRAACELLGRAGAKVVASSVVLELTALGGRDRMDSDVQALLAV; encoded by the coding sequence ATGGCGGGATCGGACGGCGTGCGGGTGCTGCACCCCGCGCTGGAGCAGGCGGCGCGGCTGATCCGCGAGGTCCCGGACTTCCCGGAGCCCGGGATCCTGTTCCGCGACATCAGCCCGCTGCTGGCCGACGGGGAGGCGTTCGCGGCGGTCGTGACCGCGCTCGGTGACGGCCTGGAGTTCGACGTGGTGGCCGGAGTGGAAGCACGCGGCTTCCTGCTCGGTGCCGCCGTCGCGCACGCGCGCGGCACCGGGGTCGTGGGTTTGCGGAAGCCGGGCAAGCTGCCGGAGGTCGCCGACCGCGTGGACTACCAGCTGGAATACGGCTCGGCGAGCCTGGAGCTCCCGGCGGCCACCATCAGTGCTGGTCAGCGGGTTCTCGTGGTGGACGACGTGCTGGCCACCGGCGGCACGCTGCGCGCGGCCTGCGAGCTGCTCGGCCGCGCCGGCGCGAAGGTGGTGGCCTCGTCCGTGGTGCTGGAGCTCACTGCGCTCGGCGGCCGGGACCGGATGGATTCGGACGTGCAGGCGCTGCTGGCGGTGTGA
- the secF gene encoding protein translocase subunit SecF gives MTVVIHSTAGDGGNRRASVFERLYIGNGAFDIVGKRMRWYVSLGLLVLVCIGAMGLKGFNLGIDFEGGTKLQVPAVGAQGPISEDQVQEAFTEALGHPAETVQLVGTANSQTIQVRTESLNTAQVSEVKETMFQRLQPLGADGEPSPAAVSDSAVSGTWGGEITQQALLALGVFLVLVTVFLAFYFERWMAVAALIALLHDVVVTAGIYALTGFEVTPSTVIGLLTILGFSLYDTVVVFDKVKENTRGLLGLTRRSYPEAANLAVNQTLMRSINTSVIALLPVIGLLVVGAWLLGVGVLRDLALVQLVGMIAGVVSSIFLATPLLVDFKMRDRRYRQQAAKVAQRRERGSAKETGEPADEQAEESSERTLAGASSAAGKRSDAPQNRRRPAGKSSRPTGKKRR, from the coding sequence CTGACGGTGGTCATCCACAGCACCGCCGGCGACGGCGGAAACCGGCGCGCGAGCGTCTTCGAACGCCTCTACATCGGCAACGGCGCCTTCGACATCGTCGGCAAGCGCATGCGCTGGTACGTGTCCCTCGGGCTGCTGGTGCTGGTGTGCATCGGCGCGATGGGCCTCAAGGGCTTCAACCTGGGCATCGACTTCGAGGGCGGCACCAAGCTGCAGGTCCCGGCCGTCGGCGCGCAGGGCCCGATCAGCGAGGACCAGGTGCAGGAGGCGTTCACCGAAGCGCTCGGGCACCCGGCCGAGACGGTGCAGCTGGTGGGCACCGCGAACAGCCAGACCATCCAGGTCCGAACCGAGTCGCTGAACACCGCGCAGGTCTCCGAGGTCAAGGAGACGATGTTCCAGCGGCTCCAGCCGCTGGGCGCCGACGGCGAGCCGAGCCCGGCCGCGGTCAGCGACAGCGCGGTCAGCGGCACCTGGGGCGGGGAGATCACCCAGCAGGCGCTGCTGGCGCTGGGCGTGTTCCTGGTGCTGGTGACGGTGTTCCTCGCGTTCTACTTCGAGCGCTGGATGGCGGTGGCGGCGCTGATCGCGCTGCTGCACGACGTGGTGGTCACCGCGGGCATCTACGCGCTCACCGGCTTCGAGGTCACGCCGAGCACGGTGATCGGCCTGCTCACGATCCTCGGGTTCTCGCTGTACGACACGGTCGTGGTGTTCGACAAGGTGAAGGAGAACACCCGCGGGCTGCTCGGCCTGACCCGCCGCAGCTATCCGGAGGCCGCGAACCTCGCGGTGAACCAGACGCTGATGCGCTCCATCAACACCTCGGTGATCGCGCTGCTGCCGGTGATCGGCCTGCTCGTGGTCGGCGCCTGGCTGCTGGGCGTGGGCGTGCTGCGGGACCTGGCGCTGGTGCAGCTGGTCGGCATGATCGCCGGTGTGGTGTCGTCGATCTTCCTGGCGACGCCGCTGCTGGTGGACTTCAAGATGCGGGACCGCCGGTACCGGCAGCAGGCGGCGAAGGTCGCCCAGCGGCGGGAGCGCGGTTCCGCGAAGGAGACCGGCGAGCCGGCGGACGAGCAGGCCGAGGAGAGCTCGGAGCGGACCCTGGCCGGCGCGTCCAGCGCCGCGGGCAAGCGCTCCGACGCCCCGCAGAACCGGCGGCGGCCCGCGGGCAAGTCCAGCCGCCCGACCGGGAAGAAGCGGCGCTGA
- the secD gene encoding protein translocase subunit SecD gives MAPPAGQIRPGRYLAIFALIVVALYGLVFLTGDQKPDPKLGIDLQGGTRVTLTARTPDGRPPTQESLAQARQIIETRVNGMGISGSEVNLDGSNLVITVPGEGGDQAKQLGQTAELSFRKVVPNMVAPAQAPPPQPGQPSGTAPQGAHAQQPADPEAQQAAIEEAKKTRQSTDPNVQMEALGALDCNVEDPLRGNADPKLPLVACDQQKAQKYVLEPVFMEGTDIANAAAQPPNQQEPNWTVSLDFTGDGGKRWADFTSANVGQQAAFVLDGEVVSAPRINEALLGGNASISGDFNQQTATDLADVLKYGSLPLAFDQSEAETVSATMGVAALEAGLIAGGIGLFLVAVYCLAYYRLLGVLTVLSLVLSGGIVYGVLVLLGRWIGFTLDLAGIAGFIVAIGITADSFIVFFERLKDEIREGRTFRSAVPRAWTRARRTILSADAVSFLAAAVLYVLAVGQVKGFAFTLGMSTVLDLVVVFLVTHPLVALASKNKFLSKPSVSGLGATQRYAAQQRSARSRGASSAKEA, from the coding sequence GTGGCACCTCCGGCCGGGCAGATCCGCCCAGGGCGTTACCTCGCGATCTTCGCGCTGATCGTCGTGGCGTTGTACGGATTGGTATTCCTCACCGGCGATCAGAAGCCCGACCCGAAGCTGGGCATCGATCTCCAGGGCGGCACCCGGGTGACGCTCACCGCGCGCACCCCGGACGGCCGGCCGCCGACGCAGGAGTCGCTGGCCCAGGCGCGCCAGATCATCGAGACCCGCGTCAACGGCATGGGCATCAGCGGTTCCGAGGTGAACCTCGACGGCTCCAACCTGGTGATCACCGTGCCCGGTGAGGGCGGCGACCAGGCCAAGCAGCTCGGCCAGACCGCGGAGCTGAGCTTCCGCAAGGTCGTGCCGAACATGGTGGCGCCCGCGCAGGCCCCGCCGCCGCAGCCTGGCCAGCCCTCCGGCACCGCCCCGCAGGGCGCCCACGCCCAGCAGCCCGCCGACCCCGAAGCCCAGCAGGCGGCGATCGAAGAGGCGAAGAAGACCCGGCAGAGCACCGACCCGAACGTGCAGATGGAGGCGCTCGGAGCGCTGGACTGCAACGTCGAGGACCCGTTGCGCGGCAACGCCGACCCGAAGCTCCCGCTGGTCGCCTGCGACCAGCAGAAGGCGCAGAAGTACGTGCTGGAGCCGGTGTTCATGGAAGGCACCGACATCGCCAACGCGGCGGCGCAGCCGCCGAACCAGCAGGAGCCGAACTGGACGGTGAGCCTGGACTTCACCGGTGACGGCGGCAAGCGCTGGGCGGACTTCACCTCCGCCAACGTCGGCCAGCAGGCCGCGTTCGTGCTCGACGGCGAGGTCGTCTCCGCACCGCGGATCAACGAGGCGCTGCTCGGCGGCAACGCCTCCATCAGCGGCGACTTCAACCAGCAGACCGCGACGGACCTGGCCGACGTGCTCAAGTACGGCTCGCTGCCGCTGGCGTTCGACCAGTCCGAGGCCGAGACGGTGTCCGCGACGATGGGCGTGGCCGCGCTGGAAGCCGGTCTGATCGCCGGTGGCATCGGGCTGTTCCTGGTCGCGGTGTACTGCCTCGCCTACTACCGGCTGCTCGGGGTGCTCACGGTGCTGTCGCTGGTGCTCTCCGGCGGCATCGTCTACGGCGTGCTCGTGCTGCTCGGGCGGTGGATCGGCTTCACCCTCGACCTGGCGGGCATCGCCGGGTTCATCGTGGCGATCGGCATCACCGCCGACTCGTTCATCGTGTTCTTCGAACGGCTCAAGGACGAGATCCGCGAGGGCCGGACCTTCCGCTCCGCGGTGCCCAGGGCGTGGACCCGGGCGCGGCGCACCATCCTGTCCGCCGACGCGGTGAGCTTCCTGGCCGCGGCCGTGCTCTACGTGCTCGCGGTCGGCCAGGTGAAGGGCTTCGCGTTCACCCTCGGCATGTCGACGGTGCTCGACCTCGTCGTGGTGTTCCTGGTGACGCACCCGCTGGTGGCGCTGGCGTCGAAGAACAAGTTCCTGTCCAAGCCCTCGGTGTCCGGCCTCGGCGCGACGCAGCGCTACGCCGCCCAGCAGCGCTCCGCGCGCTCCCGGGGTGCTTCCAGCGCGAAGGAGGCCTGA
- the yajC gene encoding preprotein translocase subunit YajC — MSFESLFLPLLIVLLAVPMFLQARKQKRAVQEQQKLQNSLTAGDRVMTTSGLFGTVVSSADDSIDLEIAPGVVTTWVRAAVREKVTTEEAAEAPATEQDEAAPAAEAKEAEGEQKDATDATSESSAQIAEPIEKQKTS, encoded by the coding sequence ATGTCTTTCGAATCCTTGTTTCTGCCGCTGCTGATCGTGCTGCTGGCCGTGCCGATGTTCTTGCAGGCGCGCAAGCAGAAGCGGGCCGTGCAGGAGCAGCAGAAGCTGCAGAACTCGCTGACCGCGGGTGACCGGGTGATGACGACCTCCGGGCTGTTCGGCACCGTGGTGTCCAGCGCGGACGACAGCATCGACCTGGAGATCGCGCCGGGCGTCGTCACCACCTGGGTGCGTGCCGCCGTCCGCGAGAAGGTCACCACCGAGGAGGCCGCCGAGGCCCCCGCGACCGAGCAGGACGAGGCCGCCCCGGCGGCCGAGGCGAAGGAGGCCGAGGGCGAGCAGAAGGACGCCACCGACGCGACCTCCGAGTCCTCCGCGCAGATCGCCGAGCCGATCGAGAAGCAGAAGACCAGCTGA
- the ruvB gene encoding Holliday junction branch migration DNA helicase RuvB, whose product MSAPHEDEDPHAGLLPGQLPARQALPGEAPLDPQQEPAEQDVESTLRPRRLSEFVGQPRVREQLQLVLHGALNRREQPDHVLFSGPPGLGKTSLAMIMAAELGSAIRVTSGPALERPGDLAAMLSNLAEGDVLFIDEIHRIARPAEEMLYLAMEDYRVDVVVGKGPGATSIPLEIAPFTLVGATTRSGTLTGPLRDRFGFTAHMEFYSPAELELVVRRSAGILGVDLRPDGAVEIARRSRGTPRIANRLLRRVRDYAEVRADGAVTLEVARSALEVYDVDEFGLDRLDRAVLSALVRSFHGGPVGITTIAVAVGEEPSTVEEVCEPYLVRAGMLARTSRGRVATVAAWQHVGLTPPPHAPGESQAVLFE is encoded by the coding sequence ATGAGCGCTCCGCACGAGGACGAGGACCCGCACGCGGGACTCCTGCCCGGCCAGCTCCCGGCCCGGCAGGCGCTGCCCGGCGAGGCGCCGCTGGACCCGCAGCAGGAACCGGCCGAGCAGGACGTGGAGAGCACGCTGCGCCCGCGCAGGCTCAGCGAGTTCGTCGGCCAGCCCCGCGTGCGCGAGCAGCTGCAACTGGTGCTGCACGGCGCGCTCAACCGCCGCGAGCAGCCCGACCACGTGCTGTTCTCCGGCCCGCCCGGGCTCGGCAAGACCAGCCTCGCGATGATCATGGCGGCGGAGCTGGGCTCCGCGATCCGGGTGACCTCGGGGCCCGCGCTGGAACGGCCCGGCGACCTGGCGGCGATGCTGTCGAACCTCGCCGAGGGCGATGTGCTGTTCATCGACGAGATCCACCGCATCGCCCGCCCCGCCGAGGAGATGCTGTACCTGGCGATGGAGGACTACCGGGTCGACGTCGTGGTCGGCAAGGGCCCGGGCGCGACCAGCATCCCGCTGGAGATCGCGCCGTTCACGCTGGTCGGCGCCACCACCCGGTCCGGGACGCTGACCGGCCCGCTGCGGGACCGGTTCGGGTTCACCGCGCACATGGAGTTCTACTCGCCCGCCGAGCTGGAGCTGGTGGTGCGCCGCTCCGCCGGGATCCTCGGCGTGGACCTGCGCCCGGACGGTGCCGTCGAGATCGCCCGCCGCTCCCGGGGGACGCCCCGCATCGCGAACCGGCTGCTGCGCCGGGTCCGCGACTACGCGGAGGTGCGCGCCGACGGCGCGGTCACGCTGGAGGTGGCGCGGTCCGCGCTGGAGGTCTACGACGTGGACGAGTTCGGCCTGGACCGGCTGGACCGCGCGGTGCTCTCGGCGCTGGTGCGCTCCTTCCACGGCGGTCCGGTCGGGATCACCACCATCGCCGTCGCGGTGGGGGAGGAGCCGAGCACGGTCGAGGAGGTCTGCGAGCCGTACCTGGTGCGCGCGGGGATGCTCGCCCGCACCTCGCGCGGCCGGGTCGCGACCGTCGCCGCCTGGCAGCACGTGGGCCTGACCCCGCCGCCGCACGCGCCGGGCGAATCGCAGGCCGTGCTGTTCGAGTAG
- the ruvA gene encoding Holliday junction branch migration protein RuvA: MIASVRGPVLSIGLDHAVIDVGGLGHAVHATPATLAGLRRGEEVLLATTLVVREDSLTLYGFADPEARDLFVLLQTASGVGPRLALATLAVLSPDQLCHALADGNLTTLTQVPGIGKKSAERLILELRDKVGTLAGNGSGELPGAPDRGRVRTEVAEALVGLGFSAKQAEQSVEAVLAADGAPADTSAVLRKALAALGPR, encoded by the coding sequence ATGATCGCTTCGGTACGCGGGCCGGTGCTCTCGATCGGGCTGGACCACGCCGTGATCGACGTGGGCGGCCTCGGGCACGCCGTGCACGCCACGCCCGCCACGCTCGCGGGGCTGCGCCGCGGCGAGGAGGTGCTGCTGGCGACGACGCTCGTCGTGCGGGAGGACTCGCTGACCCTGTACGGCTTCGCCGACCCGGAGGCGCGCGACCTGTTCGTGCTGCTGCAGACCGCGTCCGGGGTGGGGCCGCGGCTGGCGCTGGCGACGCTGGCGGTGCTCTCGCCGGACCAGCTGTGCCACGCGCTCGCGGACGGCAACCTCACCACGCTCACCCAGGTGCCCGGCATCGGGAAGAAGAGCGCCGAGCGGCTGATCCTGGAGCTGCGGGACAAGGTCGGCACCCTCGCCGGGAACGGCTCCGGCGAGCTGCCCGGCGCCCCGGACCGCGGCCGGGTCCGCACCGAGGTCGCCGAAGCGCTGGTGGGCCTCGGGTTCTCCGCGAAGCAGGCCGAGCAGAGCGTGGAAGCCGTGCTCGCCGCCGACGGCGCGCCCGCCGACACCTCCGCCGTGCTGCGCAAGGCGCTGGCCGCGCTGGGCCCGCGATGA
- the ruvC gene encoding crossover junction endodeoxyribonuclease RuvC, which translates to MRVLGVDPGLTRCGIGVVDGGRNRHISCVAVGVVRTPPGDELPMRLKAVADAVEQWMDAHQPEVVAIERVFSQHNVRSVMGTAQASGVVALAAARRGLPVAFHTPSEVKAAISGSGRADKRQVTLMVTKVLGLSEAPRPADAADALALAVCHLWRAPMSSRLAAAEAKAAELAKAHRQRLRDARRPPAGRGDLTG; encoded by the coding sequence GTGCGCGTGCTGGGAGTCGACCCCGGGCTGACCCGCTGCGGGATCGGCGTGGTGGACGGCGGCCGGAACCGGCACATCTCCTGCGTCGCCGTCGGCGTCGTGCGCACCCCGCCCGGTGACGAGCTGCCCATGCGGCTCAAGGCGGTCGCCGACGCCGTCGAGCAGTGGATGGACGCGCACCAGCCCGAGGTGGTGGCCATCGAGCGGGTGTTCAGCCAGCACAACGTGCGCTCGGTGATGGGCACCGCGCAGGCCTCCGGGGTGGTGGCGCTGGCCGCCGCCCGCCGCGGGCTGCCGGTCGCGTTCCACACGCCGAGCGAGGTCAAGGCCGCCATCAGCGGCTCCGGTCGCGCGGACAAGCGGCAGGTGACGCTCATGGTCACCAAGGTCCTCGGGCTCAGCGAAGCACCCCGGCCCGCCGACGCCGCCGACGCGCTCGCCCTCGCCGTCTGCCACCTGTGGCGGGCGCCGATGAGCTCGCGGCTGGCCGCGGCGGAGGCGAAGGCCGCGGAACTGGCCAAGGCGCACCGGCAACGGCTGCGGGACGCGCGGCGTCCCCCGGCAGGCAGAGGAGACCTCACAGGATGA
- a CDS encoding DUF4262 domain-containing protein, producing the protein MAPVAETEEQLRQWLVDTAERHGAAVVHVAADDSGAAHAFSVGAWRRFGKPEVVVIGLPRDVAQAVVDTYVARVSGGERFSPGQLYAGFLEGCPVTFERIAKRHYPEYLGSAFAVYKGADFPAVQLIVAAPDGTFPWQPDAPGGFAEYQPVLTESGAPERWTPGVDGP; encoded by the coding sequence ATGGCGCCCGTGGCGGAGACGGAAGAGCAGCTGCGGCAGTGGTTGGTGGACACCGCGGAGCGGCACGGCGCCGCCGTGGTGCACGTGGCGGCGGACGACAGCGGCGCCGCCCACGCGTTCTCCGTCGGGGCGTGGCGACGCTTCGGCAAACCCGAGGTCGTGGTGATCGGCCTGCCCCGGGACGTGGCGCAGGCGGTGGTGGACACCTACGTCGCGCGGGTCTCCGGCGGCGAGCGGTTCAGCCCCGGGCAGCTGTACGCGGGATTCCTGGAGGGCTGCCCGGTCACCTTCGAGCGGATCGCGAAGCGGCACTACCCGGAGTACCTGGGCAGCGCGTTCGCCGTCTACAAGGGAGCGGACTTCCCGGCGGTGCAGCTGATCGTCGCCGCGCCGGACGGCACCTTTCCGTGGCAACCGGACGCGCCCGGCGGGTTCGCCGAGTACCAGCCGGTGCTGACCGAGAGCGGCGCCCCGGAGCGGTGGACGCCCGGCGTCGACGGCCCGTGA
- a CDS encoding YebC/PmpR family DNA-binding transcriptional regulator — MSGHSKWATTKHKKAAVDAKRGKLFAKLIKNVEVAARTGGGDPDGNPTLYDAMQKARKNSVPVDNIERARKRGGGEEAGGADWQTLMYEGYGPNGVAVLVECLTDNKNRAAGEVRTAMTRNGGSMADAGSVSYMFSRRGVLIVPKNGLTEDDVLGAVLEAGAEEVNDLGESFEVLCEPTDLVEVRKAVQAAEIEYDSSELSFLASVNVPLDAEGARKVFKLIDALEDCDDVQNVYANFDASDEVMAELNA; from the coding sequence ATGAGCGGCCACTCCAAGTGGGCCACCACCAAGCACAAGAAGGCCGCCGTCGACGCCAAGCGCGGCAAGCTCTTCGCGAAGCTCATCAAGAACGTGGAGGTCGCGGCGCGGACCGGCGGGGGAGACCCGGACGGCAACCCGACCCTCTACGACGCCATGCAGAAGGCGCGCAAGAACTCGGTGCCGGTCGACAACATCGAGCGCGCCCGCAAGCGCGGTGGCGGCGAAGAGGCCGGCGGCGCCGACTGGCAGACCCTGATGTACGAGGGCTACGGCCCGAACGGCGTCGCGGTGCTGGTCGAGTGCCTCACCGACAACAAGAACCGCGCCGCGGGCGAGGTCCGCACCGCGATGACCCGCAACGGCGGTTCGATGGCCGACGCGGGCTCGGTGTCGTACATGTTCTCCCGGCGCGGCGTGCTGATCGTGCCGAAGAACGGGCTCACCGAGGACGACGTGCTCGGCGCGGTGCTGGAGGCGGGTGCCGAGGAGGTCAACGACCTCGGCGAGAGCTTCGAGGTGCTGTGCGAGCCGACCGACCTGGTCGAGGTCCGCAAGGCGGTGCAGGCGGCCGAGATCGAGTACGACTCCTCGGAGCTGAGCTTCCTGGCCTCGGTGAACGTCCCGCTGGACGCGGAGGGCGCGCGCAAGGTCTTCAAGCTGATCGACGCGCTGGAGGACTGCGACGACGTGCAGAACGTCTACGCCAACTTCGACGCCTCCGACGAGGTCATGGCGGAGCTGAACGCCTGA
- the pdxT gene encoding pyridoxal 5'-phosphate synthase glutaminase subunit PdxT, translated as MDGAAAPVIGVLALQGGVAEHLGALDRSGAVAKPVRRPEELADLHGIVLPGGESTTTSRLLHSFELFEPLRQRIADGLPAYGSCAGMVLLAGEVLGGAEAGITPLGALDMTVRRNAFGRQVDSFEADLDFAGVDGPVHAVFIRAPWVERIGPQVRVLAEVTPRASDDPAAAGRIVAVQQGRVLATSFHPELVHGDERVHRHFVQTVRAG; from the coding sequence ATGGATGGTGCGGCGGCTCCCGTCATCGGCGTGCTCGCCCTGCAGGGCGGCGTCGCCGAACACCTCGGCGCCCTCGACCGCAGCGGCGCGGTCGCCAAACCCGTGCGCAGGCCCGAGGAACTCGCGGACCTGCACGGCATCGTGCTGCCCGGCGGGGAATCGACGACCACGAGCCGGTTGTTGCACTCCTTCGAGCTGTTCGAACCGCTGCGGCAGCGGATCGCCGACGGCCTGCCCGCCTACGGTTCCTGCGCCGGCATGGTGCTGCTGGCCGGTGAGGTGCTGGGCGGTGCCGAAGCGGGCATCACGCCGCTCGGCGCGCTCGACATGACCGTGCGCCGCAACGCGTTCGGCAGGCAGGTCGATTCGTTCGAGGCCGACCTCGACTTCGCCGGGGTCGACGGCCCGGTGCACGCGGTGTTCATCCGCGCCCCGTGGGTGGAGCGCATCGGCCCGCAGGTGCGGGTGCTGGCCGAGGTCACCCCGCGCGCATCAGACGACCCGGCCGCCGCCGGTAGGATCGTCGCGGTTCAGCAGGGGCGCGTGCTCGCCACCAGCTTCCACCCGGAACTGGTCCACGGCGACGAGCGCGTGCACCGGCATTTCGTGCAGACCGTTCGCGCAGGCTGA